From one Bacteroides sp. genomic stretch:
- a CDS encoding YtxH domain-containing protein encodes MDKSTGKAIVGFIFGAAMGVAAGMLFAPNSGKETRKKIQKKSKEYSDEVAHKVGEKIDDLKEFVNEVTEETKARVKKVTEEKKA; translated from the coding sequence ATGGATAAGTCAACAGGAAAAGCAATCGTAGGTTTTATTTTCGGAGCAGCCATGGGTGTTGCAGCAGGTATGTTGTTTGCGCCCAACAGCGGAAAGGAAACCCGCAAGAAGATTCAGAAGAAATCCAAGGAATATTCTGATGAAGTGGCCCACAAAGTGGGAGAGAAAATTGATGACCTCAAGGAATTTGTCAATGAGGTGACCGAGGAAACCAAGGCAAGGGTAAAAAAGGTCACAGAAGAGAAGAAAGCCTGA
- a CDS encoding metallophosphoesterase — protein sequence MRKMAFILFFSIVILIYSLVNFYIFKRGLQVLPPGSGIRTAYIVMFWALAATFIAGRFLERIWLGPVSDLLVWTGSFWLGAMLYFFLIVFFFDVLRLVNHLIPFYPGFVRDHYGQFKQYLMAGSIALVVLIIIAGYINARNPIIRTVEVTIPKTSPGMQHLNAAVMSDIHLGTIIGNGKLTRIVNKVNALNPDIILLPGDILDEDLAPVIRQNTGEILKQLRAPLGVYGVMGNHEYIGGPEQAYKYLTEHGVHMLRDQVLKIDDSFYLVGREDLQRNRFAGKERQPIEVLIEKTDKALPVIVMDHQPYHPEIAARAGADLMLSGHTHHGQLWPLNYIVNAIFEIGYGLGEIEGMKVYVSNGIGTWGPPLRIGNRPEIVNLKIRFEAE from the coding sequence ATGCGTAAAATGGCCTTTATCCTGTTTTTTTCGATCGTAATACTCATTTACAGTTTAGTCAATTTTTACATTTTCAAGCGGGGCTTGCAGGTCCTTCCCCCCGGAAGTGGGATAAGAACAGCCTACATTGTAATGTTCTGGGCCCTTGCTGCTACGTTCATTGCCGGCCGTTTCCTCGAGCGCATCTGGCTGGGTCCTGTCAGTGACCTGTTGGTATGGACCGGCTCATTCTGGCTGGGTGCTATGCTGTATTTCTTCCTGATCGTATTCTTTTTTGATGTATTGCGGCTGGTCAATCACCTGATCCCCTTTTACCCCGGTTTTGTGCGCGACCATTACGGACAATTCAAGCAATACCTGATGGCAGGAAGTATAGCCCTGGTTGTACTGATCATTATTGCAGGATACATCAACGCCCGAAATCCAATTATCCGGACGGTTGAGGTCACCATTCCAAAAACAAGCCCGGGCATGCAACACCTCAACGCCGCTGTCATGTCCGACATCCATTTGGGAACCATCATTGGCAATGGAAAGCTGACGCGCATCGTCAACAAGGTCAATGCCTTAAATCCCGATATTATCCTGTTACCGGGCGACATCCTGGATGAAGACCTGGCCCCGGTGATCAGGCAAAATACAGGCGAAATATTAAAGCAGCTTAGGGCTCCCTTGGGCGTGTATGGTGTGATGGGCAACCACGAATACATCGGTGGCCCCGAACAGGCTTACAAATATCTTACGGAACACGGGGTCCATATGCTCCGCGATCAGGTCCTGAAAATTGACGATAGCTTTTATTTGGTTGGACGGGAAGATCTTCAGCGAAACCGTTTTGCAGGAAAGGAACGGCAACCCATTGAAGTATTAATTGAAAAAACCGACAAGGCGCTGCCTGTAATTGTCATGGATCACCAGCCCTATCATCCTGAAATCGCAGCCAGGGCAGGAGCCGACCTGATGTTGTCGGGGCATACCCATCACGGCCAGCTATGGCCGCTGAACTACATCGTCAACGCCATTTTTGAAATTGGCTATGGATTGGGGGAAATTGAAGGGATGAAAGTATATGTCTCCAATGGTATTGGCACCTGGGGGCCGCCTTTAAGAATAGGCAACCGCCCTGAGATTGTTAACCTGAAAATTCGTTTTGAAGCAGAATAA
- a CDS encoding prephenate dehydratase, with translation MEKIAIQGIKGSFHEEAAMLFYGREFSPLECMDFRGLVNQVATGRASFGVMAVENSLAGGLLPNFSLIRNASLQVLGEVYLRISQHLMGLPGQNPGDLREVRSHPMALSQTEDFFLKYPGIRLVESYDTALSAREISEKGLWGTGAVGSKQAAGIYGLSILASSIETNKENFTRFLVVGTKAAPLEKNLPVKASLAFIAPNVPGGLVKVLNPLANAGVNLSMLQSLPLIGSTWEYIFHADMLFIDSDHAHKTISDLEKKLQKLWVLGLYHPGARPPASNGVSNLSKEMNHVHTGR, from the coding sequence ATGGAAAAAATAGCAATACAAGGCATTAAAGGTTCTTTTCATGAAGAGGCGGCCATGCTATTCTATGGCAGGGAGTTCTCTCCATTGGAGTGCATGGATTTCAGAGGTCTGGTTAATCAGGTGGCCACCGGTAGGGCATCCTTTGGTGTAATGGCCGTTGAGAACTCCCTGGCGGGAGGCCTGTTGCCAAATTTCTCGCTGATCAGAAATGCTTCCCTTCAAGTCTTGGGTGAGGTTTACCTACGAATTTCTCAGCATTTAATGGGCCTGCCAGGCCAAAACCCAGGGGACCTGAGGGAGGTACGATCGCATCCAATGGCCCTGTCGCAGACCGAAGATTTTTTTCTGAAGTACCCTGGCATCAGGCTTGTGGAATCGTATGATACGGCCCTCAGCGCACGCGAAATCAGTGAAAAAGGACTTTGGGGCACGGGAGCTGTTGGCAGCAAGCAAGCGGCAGGTATTTATGGTTTGTCAATTTTGGCTTCATCCATCGAAACCAATAAGGAGAATTTCACCCGTTTCCTGGTTGTTGGAACCAAGGCAGCCCCCTTGGAAAAAAACCTTCCGGTGAAGGCAAGCCTGGCTTTTATTGCCCCCAATGTGCCAGGCGGGCTGGTAAAAGTATTAAATCCGCTGGCCAATGCCGGTGTAAATCTTAGTATGCTCCAGTCGCTGCCACTGATTGGTTCAACATGGGAGTATATCTTCCATGCGGATATGCTTTTTATCGATTCTGACCACGCTCATAAGACAATCAGCGATCTTGAAAAAAAGCTCCAAAAACTATGGGTTTTGGGGCTATACCACCCGGGGGCAAGGCCGCCTGCCAGCAATGGGGTTTCAAACTTATCAAAAGAAATGAACCATGTACATACCGGCCGCTGA
- a CDS encoding HD domain-containing protein, translating into MQREEALELLHQYVKNPRMIAHCLASEAVLRALALRLGEDPDKWGIAGLLHDLDVEVTEGDMHTHAMETARILKEKGLPEDVVEAIMLHNEDAAHGRPRSTTFHHALAAGETITGLITATALVYPDKKVGSVKPKSIVKRMKEKAFAASVRRETIMECEKIGIPLPAFAELSLNAMKEIAPGIGL; encoded by the coding sequence ATGCAAAGAGAAGAAGCTTTGGAACTTCTGCATCAGTATGTAAAAAACCCGCGAATGATCGCCCATTGTCTGGCATCGGAGGCTGTACTCCGGGCTCTTGCCCTTCGCCTGGGCGAGGATCCTGATAAATGGGGAATAGCGGGTTTGCTTCACGATTTGGATGTTGAAGTTACAGAGGGCGACATGCACACCCACGCTATGGAAACCGCGAGAATACTGAAGGAAAAAGGACTCCCTGAAGACGTGGTCGAAGCCATTATGCTCCACAACGAAGATGCAGCCCATGGCCGGCCCCGCTCCACCACATTCCACCATGCTCTTGCTGCGGGTGAAACCATTACAGGCCTCATTACGGCAACTGCACTGGTTTATCCCGACAAAAAAGTGGGAAGCGTTAAACCTAAATCCATCGTGAAGCGCATGAAAGAAAAAGCATTTGCTGCCAGCGTAAGGCGCGAAACGATTATGGAATGTGAAAAAATAGGCATTCCCCTGCCAGCGTTTGCAGAACTTTCACTCAATGCCATGAAAGAGATTGCCCCCGGGATAGGCCTTTAG
- a CDS encoding thioredoxin domain-containing protein: protein MEKDPRKPNHLKGQTSPYLIQHMYNPVDWHPWGEEALDLARRENKPLLVSIGYSACHWCHVMEKESFEDREVARLMNHYFVCIKVDREERPDIDHLYMNAVQMITGQGGWPLNCFALPDGKPFWGGTYFQKEQWKNILIRVAELFMNQYQEVEEQAKQITQGIADSSFIKVNEGRATFGRDEAREMFENLMGYMDRYKGGTQGAPKFPLPNNYEFLLHYHYQSANAEALDQVLLSLRKMAMGGIYDQLGGGFARYATDTDWKVPHFEKMLYDNAQLISLYSNAFKVNPDPLFRQVVYESIDFVKQELTSPTGLFFSALDADSEGEEGRFYVWTEAEIDRILGQDADLLKQYYHLGGKGLWEDGRNILIRDESDEVFAAKHSLDKQELDEKINQAKARLLEARSLRNRPGLDDKILVSWNAMMIKGLADAYAAFGEQAFLDWAINASETILEIAKREDGGLYRNLKGERPSIPAFLEDYAWLTNALIRLYEVSAEERFLSEALRLAEYAITSFHADGTSLLTFSQMEGDKLAVPYFEFHDNVIPSSNSVMARNLFYLAHYFEKPDLGQRSSEMLRDMQRLLNKYSSSYSNWGILLLHHVYPFHTMVIAGPEAGKQLTPALSGYLPNLIVAASEKEKSALPVFKNRHNPSKTMFYVCMLGACKLPVGTFEEALSQLS, encoded by the coding sequence ATGGAAAAAGACCCCCGAAAGCCAAACCACCTGAAGGGACAGACGAGTCCCTATCTCATTCAGCATATGTATAATCCGGTGGACTGGCATCCTTGGGGGGAAGAGGCCCTGGACCTGGCGAGACGGGAAAACAAACCCCTGCTGGTCAGCATTGGCTATTCGGCCTGTCACTGGTGTCATGTAATGGAGAAGGAGAGTTTTGAAGACAGGGAAGTGGCACGGCTGATGAATCATTATTTTGTCTGTATAAAAGTGGACCGTGAAGAGCGCCCTGATATTGACCATCTTTACATGAATGCCGTACAAATGATCACTGGTCAGGGTGGCTGGCCGCTGAACTGTTTTGCACTTCCCGACGGTAAGCCTTTTTGGGGTGGGACCTATTTTCAGAAAGAACAATGGAAAAATATCCTGATTCGGGTGGCCGAACTATTCATGAACCAATATCAGGAGGTTGAGGAACAGGCTAAGCAGATCACGCAGGGCATTGCCGACAGCAGTTTTATCAAGGTCAATGAGGGCAGAGCAACTTTTGGCAGGGATGAAGCCAGGGAGATGTTTGAAAACCTGATGGGATATATGGACCGGTACAAAGGCGGTACCCAGGGAGCCCCCAAATTCCCACTGCCCAATAATTATGAGTTTTTATTGCATTACCATTACCAATCAGCGAATGCTGAAGCCCTTGACCAGGTGCTGTTGTCCCTGCGGAAGATGGCTATGGGAGGTATTTATGACCAGCTTGGGGGTGGTTTTGCCCGCTATGCTACCGATACGGATTGGAAAGTCCCGCATTTTGAGAAAATGCTCTACGATAATGCCCAGCTGATCTCCCTGTATTCCAACGCATTTAAGGTAAACCCTGACCCATTGTTCAGGCAGGTGGTTTATGAGTCCATTGATTTTGTTAAGCAGGAACTCACTTCCCCCACTGGGCTATTTTTTTCAGCCCTGGATGCCGACAGCGAAGGTGAGGAGGGCAGATTCTATGTATGGACAGAAGCGGAGATTGATAGGATCCTTGGGCAAGATGCTGACCTTTTGAAGCAGTATTATCATTTGGGAGGAAAAGGTCTTTGGGAGGATGGCAGGAATATCCTGATCAGGGATGAGTCGGATGAGGTTTTTGCAGCAAAGCATTCCCTCGACAAGCAGGAATTGGATGAAAAGATTAATCAAGCAAAGGCCCGTCTGCTTGAAGCCCGCAGTTTGCGCAACAGGCCCGGTCTGGATGATAAGATACTTGTCAGCTGGAACGCCATGATGATCAAGGGCCTGGCCGATGCCTATGCAGCCTTTGGAGAACAGGCGTTTCTGGATTGGGCGATCAATGCTTCCGAAACAATCTTAGAGATTGCTAAAAGGGAAGATGGTGGTTTGTATCGCAACCTGAAAGGGGAGCGCCCTTCCATTCCTGCCTTTCTTGAAGACTATGCCTGGCTGACGAATGCATTGATCCGGCTATACGAAGTGTCGGCCGAAGAGCGGTTTTTATCGGAAGCTTTAAGGCTTGCTGAATATGCCATTACTTCCTTTCATGCCGATGGTACGAGTCTGTTGACGTTCTCCCAGATGGAGGGAGATAAACTCGCCGTCCCGTATTTCGAGTTTCACGATAATGTAATTCCCTCCTCCAACAGTGTGATGGCAAGAAACCTGTTTTACCTGGCTCATTATTTTGAAAAACCGGACTTGGGCCAGCGCAGCTCGGAGATGCTGCGCGATATGCAGCGGCTCTTGAACAAATACAGCAGCAGCTATTCCAATTGGGGTATTTTGCTGCTGCATCATGTGTATCCTTTTCACACAATGGTGATTGCCGGACCTGAAGCCGGCAAGCAGCTGACTCCCGCCTTAAGTGGATACCTGCCCAACCTGATTGTGGCTGCTTCTGAAAAGGAAAAATCTGCGCTTCCGGTTTTTAAAAACCGTCATAACCCATCAAAAACAATGTTTTACGTCTGTATGTTGGGCGCCTGTAAATTGCCTGTCGGGACCTTTGAGGAGGCACTCAGCCAGTTGAGTTGA
- a CDS encoding aminotransferase class I/II-fold pyridoxal phosphate-dependent enzyme, with amino-acid sequence MYIPAAERIHSITEYYFSQKLREIEQMRKAGIDVINLGIGSPDLAPSEKTIEALLSNSRDRNSHGYQSYKGIPELRQAFSKWYSVHFGVNLDPEREILPLMGSKEGIMHITMAFVNPGDEVLIPDPGYPTYGSAASLLGGKLRTYAVLEEYDCLPDLALLENQGLEKVKLMWVNYPHMPTGAKANPAFFKELVDFGLRNQILICNDNPYSFILNDQKLSLFAVPGAKTVCLELNSLSKSQNMAGWRIGMLAGQEDYIQAVLKVKSNMDSGMFRPLQMAAAEALAAPDAWYEEMNRVYSERQIIAREILDAIGCAVRPNQAGMFLWGKIPETYTSAIELSNKLLFHARVFLTPGIIFGNNGRNHIRVSLCSPVETLKEARKRIQEFLKDSK; translated from the coding sequence ATGTACATACCGGCCGCTGAAAGAATACATTCCATAACGGAATACTATTTTTCGCAAAAACTTAGGGAAATTGAGCAAATGCGAAAGGCAGGCATCGATGTGATCAATCTGGGCATCGGTAGCCCGGATCTTGCCCCGTCAGAAAAAACTATCGAAGCCCTGTTGAGCAACAGCCGCGACCGGAACAGCCATGGCTATCAGTCTTACAAGGGCATACCAGAATTGCGCCAGGCCTTTTCTAAATGGTATTCAGTGCATTTCGGCGTTAACCTTGATCCGGAAAGGGAGATCCTGCCCCTGATGGGTTCAAAAGAGGGCATCATGCACATAACCATGGCATTTGTTAATCCTGGGGATGAAGTACTGATCCCTGACCCGGGCTACCCTACTTATGGATCGGCAGCCTCCTTGCTGGGAGGAAAACTCAGGACTTACGCTGTTCTTGAAGAGTATGACTGCCTCCCCGACCTCGCCTTATTGGAAAATCAAGGGCTCGAAAAGGTAAAACTGATGTGGGTGAACTACCCGCACATGCCAACGGGTGCAAAGGCAAATCCGGCGTTTTTCAAAGAACTGGTTGATTTTGGGCTGCGAAATCAGATTTTGATATGCAATGACAACCCCTACAGTTTCATTCTGAACGACCAAAAGTTAAGCCTGTTTGCGGTGCCTGGTGCCAAAACCGTTTGCCTTGAACTGAACTCGCTCAGCAAATCACAAAACATGGCAGGCTGGCGCATCGGCATGCTGGCCGGGCAGGAAGACTACATACAGGCTGTGCTCAAGGTTAAAAGCAATATGGACTCAGGCATGTTCAGGCCTTTGCAAATGGCTGCGGCAGAAGCACTGGCTGCACCCGATGCATGGTATGAAGAAATGAACAGGGTGTACAGTGAGCGACAAATTATTGCAAGGGAGATATTAGATGCTATTGGCTGTGCTGTACGTCCAAACCAGGCTGGCATGTTCCTCTGGGGTAAGATCCCTGAAACCTATACCAGTGCCATTGAACTCAGCAACAAGCTTTTATTCCATGCCAGGGTATTCCTTACCCCGGGAATAATCTTCGGCAACAATGGTCGGAACCATATCAGGGTATCATTATGCAGCCCCGTTGAAACGCTCAAAGAAGCAAGGAAGAGAATTCAAGAATTTCTAAAAGATTCGAAATGA
- a CDS encoding prephenate dehydrogenase, whose protein sequence is MKVCIVGMGLIGGSLAIDLRKRGFASRIIGVESDRQHAAIAKLGGLADETDTLENAVQCADLIILATPVDAMESLLPRVLDQVGGTQKTVTDMGSTKAGLLRLVKKHPNRRHYVAAHPMAGTEFSGPLAAVSKLFDYKCAIICDKDQSAPFALRTVRKMFKTINMRLIYMNAEEHDMSAAYVSHISHISSFALSLCVLEKEKDKKRILSLAGGGFASTVRLAKSSAEMWVPVFQQNNNYVVEVLNTYIEKLELFREYITQNKKAEMTGLIREANKIQKILS, encoded by the coding sequence ATGAAAGTTTGTATTGTCGGAATGGGATTAATTGGGGGTTCTCTTGCCATTGACCTTCGAAAGCGGGGTTTTGCCAGCCGCATTATTGGCGTTGAAAGTGATCGGCAACATGCGGCCATTGCAAAACTTGGAGGTCTGGCCGATGAGACCGATACACTCGAAAACGCAGTGCAGTGTGCTGACCTGATCATTCTTGCCACCCCAGTCGATGCCATGGAAAGCTTGTTACCAAGGGTTCTGGACCAAGTAGGAGGGACACAAAAAACGGTTACTGACATGGGCTCGACCAAGGCGGGTTTGCTAAGGCTTGTAAAAAAACACCCGAACCGCAGGCATTATGTGGCCGCCCACCCTATGGCAGGGACCGAGTTTTCAGGTCCATTGGCTGCAGTAAGTAAGTTGTTCGATTACAAATGTGCCATAATATGCGACAAAGATCAAAGCGCTCCTTTTGCCCTGAGGACAGTTCGCAAAATGTTTAAAACAATTAATATGCGGCTGATATACATGAATGCGGAAGAACACGATATGAGCGCTGCCTATGTTTCGCACATTTCACACATCTCCTCCTTTGCCCTTTCGCTTTGTGTACTCGAAAAGGAAAAGGACAAAAAACGTATCCTCAGCTTGGCTGGCGGAGGCTTTGCATCCACTGTACGCCTTGCAAAAAGTTCAGCAGAAATGTGGGTGCCTGTTTTTCAGCAAAACAACAATTATGTCGTGGAGGTTCTCAATACCTATATTGAAAAGCTGGAACTTTTCCGAGAATATATCACGCAAAACAAAAAAGCGGAGATGACCGGACTTATCCGGGAGGCTAATAAAATTCAGAAAATTCTCAGTTAA
- a CDS encoding S41 family peptidase: MENNKPQYSRFKLYLPVIMAMVLVAGFLLGLYIRPKEAQTERKFFSIGFDRNNQLNNIINFIQEAYVDSVDREILTEDAIHSLLKNLDPHSAYIPARDFREMNDPLMGSFEGIGIEFNMISDTVVVINPIAGGPSEKAGIMPGDRIVKVEDEVIAGVNMSTNDIVKRLKGEKGTTVNVEVVRSGVSELLPFSLIRDQIPQYSLDVAYMVDEEVGYIRLNKFSATTHQEFILAMERLKREGMQKMILDLRGNGGGFLEAAINLSDEFLDAQKLIVYTDGRSRPRQYAHARRNGVFETQPLVILIDEWSASASEIVAGAVQDNDRGLIIGRRSFGKGLVQEQVQLGDGSALRLTVARYYTPTGRSIQKPYEDGEEEYFNEFMNRLMEGELENPDSIKFNDSLKFETPAGRVVYGGGGIMPDLFIPIESGEEFVFYNQVANRGLVYRFAFNYADRNREALHAYENEAAFVRDFSISQAIYRDFMDFAREEGVSIPAQISAESQDLIRRNLKAYIGRNIFGAEAFFPVLHEDDQAFLKAVEVLKSNTYESMLQPPALP, encoded by the coding sequence ATGGAAAATAATAAACCCCAATATTCCCGTTTTAAATTATACCTGCCGGTCATTATGGCTATGGTGCTTGTTGCCGGTTTTCTCCTTGGCCTGTATATCCGGCCAAAGGAAGCACAAACCGAACGCAAGTTCTTTTCCATTGGCTTTGACCGGAATAATCAGCTGAACAACATCATTAATTTCATTCAGGAAGCCTATGTTGATTCGGTGGACCGTGAAATCCTCACCGAGGATGCCATTCACAGTTTGTTGAAGAACCTGGACCCCCATTCAGCCTATATTCCTGCCAGGGATTTCCGGGAGATGAACGACCCCCTGATGGGCAGTTTCGAAGGCATTGGCATTGAGTTCAACATGATCAGCGATACCGTGGTGGTGATCAACCCCATTGCCGGGGGCCCCAGTGAAAAGGCAGGCATCATGCCGGGTGACCGTATCGTTAAGGTGGAAGATGAGGTGATTGCAGGGGTCAACATGTCAACCAATGACATCGTTAAACGCCTGAAGGGAGAAAAGGGCACTACCGTTAATGTTGAGGTTGTGCGGTCCGGGGTAAGCGAATTACTCCCGTTTTCCCTAATCCGCGACCAGATCCCGCAATACAGCCTTGATGTGGCATATATGGTGGATGAAGAAGTTGGATACATCCGCCTGAATAAGTTCTCGGCTACCACCCATCAGGAATTTATCCTGGCCATGGAGCGTTTAAAGCGTGAAGGGATGCAGAAAATGATCCTTGATCTCCGTGGCAACGGAGGAGGATTCCTGGAAGCCGCCATCAACCTGAGTGATGAGTTTTTGGATGCGCAGAAACTGATCGTATACACCGATGGGCGCAGCCGCCCGCGCCAGTACGCCCACGCCAGGCGCAACGGGGTTTTCGAGACGCAGCCGCTGGTGATCCTTATCGACGAATGGTCAGCATCAGCCAGTGAGATCGTAGCAGGGGCTGTTCAGGATAATGATCGTGGCCTGATCATTGGCCGGCGTTCCTTTGGAAAAGGTTTGGTTCAGGAACAGGTGCAGCTGGGCGATGGCTCAGCACTGCGCCTAACCGTTGCCAGGTATTATACTCCTACCGGCCGCAGCATCCAAAAACCCTATGAAGATGGCGAAGAGGAGTATTTCAACGAGTTTATGAACCGCCTGATGGAAGGCGAGCTCGAAAACCCCGACAGCATCAAGTTCAATGACTCCTTAAAATTTGAAACCCCGGCAGGAAGAGTGGTTTATGGCGGTGGTGGCATCATGCCCGACCTGTTCATTCCCATTGAATCGGGCGAGGAGTTTGTGTTCTATAATCAGGTAGCCAACCGGGGCTTGGTCTATCGCTTTGCGTTCAATTATGCTGACCGCAACCGCGAGGCCTTACATGCCTATGAAAATGAGGCAGCCTTTGTCAGGGACTTCTCAATTTCGCAGGCTATTTACCGGGATTTTATGGACTTTGCCCGTGAGGAAGGGGTTAGTATCCCTGCACAAATCAGTGCCGAGAGCCAGGATTTGATCCGCAGGAACCTGAAAGCATACATCGGACGCAATATATTTGGTGCAGAAGCCTTCTTCCCGGTGCTTCATGAAGATGATCAGGCTTTCCTGAAAGCTGTCGAAGTGCTGAAAAGCAATACCTACGAGTCAATGCTGCAACCCCCTGCGCTTCCCTAA
- a CDS encoding chorismate mutase codes for MKAVLQVEPITSWKQYKKRPLVISGPCSAETEIQVLQTARELAASGKVDIFRAGIWKPRTRPGTFEGMGSIALPWLKRVKEETGMGIATEVANAKHVYEALKYGVDHIWIGARSTANPFVVQEISDALEGSDVTVLVKNPINPELELWFGAIERLKKAGITRIGAIHRGFSSYEKTAFRNTPHWLIPVELKQRIENLPLICDPSHICGNRHMLLEVSQKAMDLNFDGLMLESHTDPSVALSDAAQQVTPRMLTCILDRLVMRSPESNDTNFLNVLEELRGKIDIYDEQLIEILERRMNVAKNIALYKKENNITILQSRRWAEVVRKNLALGEKKGLSNSFVNDMLRLIHQESINQQNQVMNEGSTSSKGLEEKAESEINSTG; via the coding sequence ATGAAAGCAGTATTACAGGTTGAACCAATAACCAGCTGGAAGCAATACAAAAAACGGCCCCTGGTCATTTCGGGGCCTTGCAGCGCTGAGACCGAAATTCAGGTTTTACAAACCGCCCGCGAACTGGCAGCGAGCGGCAAGGTGGATATCTTCAGGGCAGGAATCTGGAAGCCGCGCACCCGTCCCGGCACTTTTGAAGGGATGGGGAGCATAGCCCTGCCCTGGCTCAAAAGGGTAAAGGAAGAAACTGGCATGGGTATAGCTACAGAAGTTGCAAATGCGAAGCATGTATATGAAGCGCTCAAATACGGTGTTGACCATATATGGATCGGGGCCAGAAGCACGGCCAATCCTTTTGTAGTTCAGGAAATCTCCGACGCACTGGAAGGTTCTGATGTTACCGTGCTGGTAAAAAACCCGATAAATCCTGAACTTGAATTGTGGTTTGGAGCCATTGAGCGCCTGAAAAAAGCCGGGATTACAAGGATTGGCGCCATACACCGGGGCTTTTCAAGCTACGAAAAAACGGCCTTCCGCAATACTCCGCACTGGCTGATCCCTGTTGAACTGAAACAACGGATAGAGAATCTGCCCCTGATTTGCGATCCGAGTCATATTTGCGGAAACCGCCACATGCTTCTGGAGGTTTCCCAAAAGGCTATGGATTTGAACTTTGACGGCTTGATGCTTGAATCGCATACCGATCCTTCGGTAGCCCTAAGTGATGCAGCACAACAAGTTACGCCACGCATGCTGACTTGCATTCTGGACAGGCTGGTAATGCGAAGCCCCGAATCGAACGACACCAATTTCCTGAACGTTCTGGAGGAACTCCGTGGAAAGATTGACATTTATGACGAACAGCTCATTGAAATCCTGGAAAGAAGAATGAATGTGGCCAAAAATATTGCACTTTACAAAAAGGAAAACAACATCACCATTCTTCAAAGCAGGCGCTGGGCCGAAGTGGTACGAAAAAACCTTGCCCTGGGTGAGAAAAAGGGCTTGAGCAACAGTTTTGTCAATGATATGCTCAGGCTGATTCATCAGGAATCAATCAATCAACAAAACCAGGTGATGAACGAAGGAAGTACAAGCAGCAAAGGACTTGAAGAAAAAGCGGAAAGCGAAATCAACTCAACTGGCTGA
- a CDS encoding SDR family oxidoreductase: protein MKEKTAIITGATSGIGKETAKALAIEGMKLVLPVRNMSKGEALREEIHKLTGNGSVELHECDLSSMDSIRAFAKDFNEKYDRLDVLVNNAGVWEMKRRESKEGIEKTFAINHLAPFLMTNLLLEKLKASAPSRIITISSMAHKGGKIRFDDLEGKRSWSWMGSYAQSKLANLFFTRHLAKKLEGTGVVANCLHPGVVATHLFDKMPKILHGPMKLVMIPPEKGAETSVYLATSPEAQHFSGEYLAKKKIRKTSAYTYNKEVAEKLWKVSKQYTGL from the coding sequence ATGAAAGAAAAAACAGCCATTATAACAGGCGCCACCTCAGGGATCGGTAAAGAAACAGCCAAAGCTTTAGCCATAGAAGGTATGAAGTTAGTGCTTCCGGTCAGGAATATGTCTAAAGGTGAGGCCTTACGTGAGGAGATTCATAAACTTACCGGCAATGGCAGTGTTGAGCTCCATGAATGCGACTTGTCCTCAATGGATTCAATCCGTGCTTTTGCCAAAGATTTCAATGAAAAGTATGACCGGTTGGATGTATTGGTCAATAATGCCGGGGTTTGGGAGATGAAACGCAGGGAGTCGAAGGAAGGCATAGAGAAAACCTTTGCCATCAACCACCTGGCACCTTTTCTGATGACCAATCTGTTGCTGGAAAAATTGAAAGCAAGCGCCCCATCGCGGATTATTACCATTTCGAGTATGGCTCATAAGGGAGGGAAGATTCGCTTTGATGACCTTGAAGGAAAACGGAGCTGGAGCTGGATGGGCTCATATGCACAGAGCAAGCTTGCCAATCTGTTTTTTACCCGTCATCTGGCCAAAAAACTGGAAGGCACAGGGGTCGTGGCCAATTGCCTTCATCCGGGAGTGGTGGCCACGCATCTCTTTGATAAAATGCCCAAAATATTGCATGGCCCCATGAAGCTGGTGATGATACCCCCTGAAAAAGGAGCTGAAACATCCGTTTACCTTGCCACCTCTCCAGAGGCACAGCATTTCAGCGGTGAGTACCTGGCAAAAAAGAAGATCCGGAAAACCAGCGCATATACCTATAACAAGGAAGTTGCAGAAAAACTCTGGAAAGTAAGCAAGCAATATACCGGACTTTAA